The following are from one region of the Acidobacteriota bacterium genome:
- a CDS encoding nuclear transport factor 2 family protein, producing the protein MRKRLLAVVAVGLFLSLSIAAGGSESAEKAVNRVLDSLHEAASDANGELYFGLFDEDAVFMGTDATERWSMDEFRAFAEPHFSQGRGWTYTVTERHVYVAVSGATAWFDEVLRNDHYGTCRGTGVLLLTDEGWRIAQYNLTIPIPNDLAGEFTARIREFEDAAR; encoded by the coding sequence GTGCGAAAACGACTGTTGGCCGTTGTGGCTGTTGGTTTGTTTTTATCGCTGTCGATTGCGGCCGGTGGGTCCGAATCCGCGGAGAAGGCCGTCAATCGGGTCCTGGATTCCCTGCACGAGGCCGCCTCGGACGCGAACGGCGAACTCTACTTCGGCCTCTTCGACGAGGACGCGGTATTCATGGGCACCGATGCCACCGAGCGATGGTCGATGGACGAGTTCAGGGCCTTCGCCGAGCCGCACTTCTCGCAGGGCCGGGGATGGACTTACACGGTGACCGAGCGCCACGTCTACGTGGCCGTAAGTGGTGCGACGGCCTGGTTCGACGAAGTGTTGAGGAACGACCACTACGGAACCTGTCGCGGCACCGGCGTCCTGCTGCTGACCGACGAGGGTTGGCGCATCGCCCAGTACAACCTGACCATTCCGATTCCGAACGACCTGGCCGGCGAGTTCACAGCTCGCATCAGAGAGTTCGAGGATGCAGCGCGCTAA